From one Sulfurimonas sp. HSL-3221 genomic stretch:
- a CDS encoding RluA family pseudouridine synthase: MPFVLKDFVAPKRMKAFLFLIRELGFTQRDAQRYISKGRIFINGELMRDPGGDVEGLFQCVMFEPVSRGLDPVFQTKWFALFDKPSGVLVHPQNRHTPYSMVDEIRHRFGPHANITHRIDQETSGLLLSAKDKESERTLKLMFENREMDKRYLAIVHGKMDADVTIEAPLIRQPDDSALVRMIVKVHVEGKPSRTDIKVLRYFPEHDMTLVEAKPLTGRQHQIRVHLFHVKHPIVGDPIYGQDEEDVVRFLDKGISDEERIAKSGAKRLLLHANRLAFTFEGVRYDLVSRTDFISEAFEAMK; the protein is encoded by the coding sequence TTGCCGTTCGTCCTTAAAGATTTCGTTGCCCCAAAACGCATGAAGGCTTTCCTCTTTTTAATACGCGAACTCGGCTTCACCCAGCGCGATGCACAGCGCTATATTTCGAAGGGCCGTATCTTTATCAACGGTGAGTTGATGCGCGACCCCGGCGGCGACGTTGAGGGTTTGTTTCAGTGTGTTATGTTTGAGCCGGTCTCCCGCGGCCTCGACCCTGTTTTTCAAACGAAATGGTTTGCGCTGTTTGACAAACCGAGCGGTGTGCTTGTGCATCCGCAGAACCGTCACACCCCCTACAGTATGGTGGATGAAATACGCCACCGCTTCGGACCGCATGCAAACATTACACACCGCATTGATCAGGAGACGAGCGGACTGTTATTGTCCGCGAAGGACAAAGAGAGCGAACGCACTCTCAAACTGATGTTTGAAAACCGTGAGATGGACAAACGCTATCTGGCTATTGTCCATGGCAAGATGGATGCAGATGTGACGATTGAGGCACCATTGATCAGACAGCCGGATGACTCCGCCCTGGTCAGGATGATCGTCAAGGTCCATGTGGAGGGCAAGCCGTCGCGGACGGACATCAAGGTCCTGCGCTATTTTCCCGAGCACGATATGACCCTTGTCGAAGCGAAACCGCTGACGGGCAGGCAGCACCAGATACGGGTACATTTGTTTCACGTGAAACATCCGATCGTCGGCGACCCCATTTATGGGCAGGATGAAGAGGATGTCGTCCGCTTTCTGGATAAGGGGATAAGCGACGAGGAGCGTATAGCGAAGAGCGGTGCGAAACGGTTGTTGCTGCACGCCAACAGATTGGCGTTTACCTTCGAAGGCGTCCGATACGATCTGGTTTCCAGGACGGACTTTATCAGTGAGGCTTTTGAGGCGATGAAGTGA